In Phyllostomus discolor isolate MPI-MPIP mPhyDis1 chromosome 3, mPhyDis1.pri.v3, whole genome shotgun sequence, a single genomic region encodes these proteins:
- the RPS6 gene encoding 40S ribosomal protein S6 isoform X2 has protein sequence MATEVAADALGEEWKGYVVRISGGNDKQGFPMKQGVLTHGRVRLLLSKGHSCYRPRRTGERKRKSVRGCIVDANLSVLNLVIVKKGEKDIPGLTDTTVPRRLGPKRASRIRKLFNLSKEDDVRQYVVRKPLNKEGKKPRTKAPKIQRLVTPRVLQHKRRRIALKKQRTKKNKEEAAEYAKLLAKRMKEAKEKRQEQIAKRRRLSSLRASTSKSESSQK, from the exons ATGGCCACAGAAGTTGCTGCTGACGCTCTGGGTGAAGAGTGGAAG GGTTATGTTGTTCGAATCAGTGGTGGGAACGACAAGCAAGGTTTCCCCATGAAGCAGGGTGTCCTGACCCATGGCCGCGTCCGCCTGCTGCTGAGCAAGGGGCACTCCTGTTACAGACCAAGGAGGACTGGAGAGCGAAAGCGCAAATCAGTTCGGGGTTGCATTGTGGATGCTAATCTCAGTGTTCTCAACTTGGTCATTGTAAAAAAAG GGGAGAAAGATATTCCTGGTCTCACTGATACTACTGTGCCTCGTCGCCTGGGGCCCAAAAGAGCTAGCAGAATCCGAAAACTTTTCAACCTCTCTAAAGAAGATGATGTCCGTCAATATGTTGTGAGAAAGCCCCTAAACAAGGAAG GTAAGAAACCTAGAACCAAAGCACCTAAGATTCAGCGTCTTGTTACTCCACGTGTCCTACAACACAAACGTCGGCGTATTGCTCTGAAGAAGCAACgtactaagaaaaataaggaagaggcTGCAGAGTATGCTAAACTTTTAGCTAAGAGGATGAAG gagGCCAAAGAAAAACGCCAGGAACAAATTGCCAAGAGACGTAGGCTGTCCTCTCTGAGAGCTTCTACCTCTAAGTCTGAGTCCAGCCAAAAATGA
- the RPS6 gene encoding 40S ribosomal protein S6 isoform X1: protein MKLNISFPATGCQKLIEVDDERKLRTFYEKRMATEVAADALGEEWKGYVVRISGGNDKQGFPMKQGVLTHGRVRLLLSKGHSCYRPRRTGERKRKSVRGCIVDANLSVLNLVIVKKGEKDIPGLTDTTVPRRLGPKRASRIRKLFNLSKEDDVRQYVVRKPLNKEGKKPRTKAPKIQRLVTPRVLQHKRRRIALKKQRTKKNKEEAAEYAKLLAKRMKEAKEKRQEQIAKRRRLSSLRASTSKSESSQK, encoded by the exons ATGAAG CTGAACATCTCTTTCCCGGCCACTGGCTGTCAGAAACTCATTGAAGTGGACGATGAACGCAAACTTCGTACTTTTTATGAGAAGCGTATGGCCACAGAAGTTGCTGCTGACGCTCTGGGTGAAGAGTGGAAG GGTTATGTTGTTCGAATCAGTGGTGGGAACGACAAGCAAGGTTTCCCCATGAAGCAGGGTGTCCTGACCCATGGCCGCGTCCGCCTGCTGCTGAGCAAGGGGCACTCCTGTTACAGACCAAGGAGGACTGGAGAGCGAAAGCGCAAATCAGTTCGGGGTTGCATTGTGGATGCTAATCTCAGTGTTCTCAACTTGGTCATTGTAAAAAAAG GGGAGAAAGATATTCCTGGTCTCACTGATACTACTGTGCCTCGTCGCCTGGGGCCCAAAAGAGCTAGCAGAATCCGAAAACTTTTCAACCTCTCTAAAGAAGATGATGTCCGTCAATATGTTGTGAGAAAGCCCCTAAACAAGGAAG GTAAGAAACCTAGAACCAAAGCACCTAAGATTCAGCGTCTTGTTACTCCACGTGTCCTACAACACAAACGTCGGCGTATTGCTCTGAAGAAGCAACgtactaagaaaaataaggaagaggcTGCAGAGTATGCTAAACTTTTAGCTAAGAGGATGAAG gagGCCAAAGAAAAACGCCAGGAACAAATTGCCAAGAGACGTAGGCTGTCCTCTCTGAGAGCTTCTACCTCTAAGTCTGAGTCCAGCCAAAAATGA